Within Clostridiales bacterium, the genomic segment TAATGCCACCTCTTTCAGGTATGTTTTCTAAACCATCTACTTTTACTCTGTTAAAAATCAAAAAATAAATCAGAAAAATATATTTTGCTAAATAATATAACAATTTTTCACCTACCTTCTCATCATTTAGCGCCGGGTGCACTTTTTTATTTGAAGACTATTCTTCAAATAATCTTAATGCATCATTTAGCCCCGATTATTTATATATTGCAATCCTGAAAGCCTGTATGAAACATCATAATTAGCTATTGATTGCATGGCTCCTTTATATTACTTATTATTTCACTTACCACATCCTGTATGGATTTTCCCGTCGTATCGATGATAATCGAATCATCTGAAACTTTTAGAGGATTAATCTCTCTTGTAGTATCCTGTATGTCCCTGATTTTCATATCATTTAAAACATCATCATAGTTTAATCTGTAACCTTTGTTTATAAGCTCGATATAACGTCTCTTGGCCCTCTCTTCCATGGATGCCGTCAAAAAAATCTTGACATCGGCCCCCTTTAAAACATTTGTACCTATATCTCTCCCATCCATTATGACGCTTTGGTTTACCGCCATTTGCCTTTGCAGCGATACCAACTTTTCCCTGACACATTTTATGGTCGATACGTCGGATGCAGCCTTGCTGATCTTCGGAGTCCTGATTTCATCCGTCACATCTTCACCATCCAGATATATACGATCTCCTTTGATGCAAATATCAAGCTTATCGATTAAGCATTTTATACTATCGATATTACTTAAATCAATGCTGTTTCTGATAAGCTTCAATGCGGCTGCTCTATACATCGCACCTGTATCTATATAAGTTATATTTAATTTATCTGCAATTATCTTTGCTATCGTACTCTTGCCTGCGCCAGACGGACCATCTATGGCTATTGCGATTTTTTCCATACGAGTTTACCTCCGGTATCCACATTCAGCATAAATAAAAGCATAATATATTTTAAACTTCGCTTCGTAATACGTAATATGAGCTTATGCCTGATTTCAAATTACGAATTGAAGCACTTAAATAAAGCACTGAACAATGAATAATTCTATATACTTTTATAAATTCCTTTTTTTCGTCATAATCAATCTAACAATATAACCCGGCACAATAGCCTGTTGAAAAGGCTATCTGAAGATTAAATCCTCCTGTAAGAGCATCTACGTCTATCACTTCACCGGTAAAATAGAGGTTCTCTACAATCTTTGATTCCATTGTCGAAGGATCGATTTCCTTTACGGAAATGCCTCCCTCTGTAACAATCGCCTCATTAAAAGAACGTGTGCCTGTTACGGTAAGAGAAAGTCCCTTTAATAATCTTGATAAATTCAACCTCTCCTCCCTGGTTATCTGGTTTACCTCTTTGCTTCCATATATTCTGCTCAAGTCAACTATTACAGGTATCAGCTTCTGAGGAAGAAGATCATTCAATGAATTCTTGAATTCTTTTCTGGAGTACTTTCCAAAATCGCTCTGTATC encodes:
- the cmk gene encoding (d)CMP kinase; its protein translation is MEKIAIAIDGPSGAGKSTIAKIIADKLNITYIDTGAMYRAAALKLIRNSIDLSNIDSIKCLIDKLDICIKGDRIYLDGEDVTDEIRTPKISKAASDVSTIKCVREKLVSLQRQMAVNQSVIMDGRDIGTNVLKGADVKIFLTASMEERAKRRYIELINKGYRLNYDDVLNDMKIRDIQDTTREINPLKVSDDSIIIDTTGKSIQDVVSEIISNIKEPCNQ